The following proteins are co-located in the Camelina sativa cultivar DH55 chromosome 12, Cs, whole genome shotgun sequence genome:
- the LOC104733042 gene encoding uncharacterized acetyltransferase At3g50280-like, which translates to MASSFPIYVISSSIVRPENVHHSGREKIHLTPHDLDLLYVFYPQRGLLFPKHNKDNQIIPRLKASLSTALEIYFPLAGRLVKVNNHEDNTLSVYIDCDGSGAKFVHAKAESVSVNDVLQSCGSVPDFISHFFPANNVESHDALVSEPLLALQVTEMKNGVFISFGYNHLVADGSSFWSFFHTWSKICLNGSVSNIKPLVLKNWFLDTIDYPVHIPVSEMKTPPRCKTTTKERIFHFSKNKIQDLKEKANNEIGTIFPKISSLQAVVAYLWLSIISHSGLNREEETQCKVAADMRQRLNPPLKKECFGNVIDLATATTTVGEMLDHGLGWTALQICQKVRSVTNESYKTSAKNWTRNVKIPKIGVTTRLADHSLVVASSPRFDVYDHDFGWGKPIAA; encoded by the coding sequence ATGGCTTCAAGTTTTCCTATATACGTTATTTCATCAAGCATTGTACGACCCGAAAACGTACACCACTCGGGTCGTGAAAAGATCCATCTAACTCCTCATGATCTCGACCTTCTCTATGTTTTCTATCCTCAAAGAGGTCTCCTCTTCCCCAAACACAACAAAGATAACCAAATCATCCCTCGATTAAAGGCATCTCTTTCGACCGCATTAGAGATATATTTCCCGTTGGCTGGTCGTCTCGTCAAAGTAAACAATCACGAAGACAACACGCTGTCGGTGTACATCGACTGTGACGGTTCAGGTGCCAAATTTGTCCATGCAAAAGCCGAATCTGTCTCCGTGAATGATGTCCTTCAGTCGTGTGGCTCTGTTCCTGATTTCATATCGCATTTTTTCCCTGCAAACAACGTCGAAAGCCATGACGCCCTTGTCTCGGAGCCCTTGCTTGCATTGCAAGTCACCGAGATGAAAAATGGAGTCTTCATCAGTTTTGGTTACAATCACTTGGTGGCCGATGGTTCTTCCTTCTGGAGTTTCTTCCACACTTGGTCCAAGATTTGTCTTAACGGTTCGGTTTCTAATATTAAGCCTCTTGTTCTAAAAAATTGGTTCCTTGACACGATCGATTACCCCGTACATATTCCGGTTTCGGAGATGAAGACGCCACCACGTTGTAAAACTACAACcaaagagagaatttttcacttctctaaaaataaaattcaagatCTCAAAGAGAAAGCCAACAACGAAATTGGTACCATTTTTCCGAAAATCTCATCTCTTCAAGCGGTTGTGGCATATCTATGGCTATCAATCATCAGCCACAGTGGTCTCAaccgagaagaagaaacacaatgCAAAGTAGCGGCGGATATGAGACAAAGGCTAAACCCTCCTCTCAAGAAAGAGTGCTTTGGGAATGTAATCGATCTCGCGACAGCTACAACAACTGTGGGAGAGATGCTGGATCATGGGCTAGGCTGGACTGCTTTGCAAATATGTCAAAAGGTGAGGTCAGTAACGAATGAGAGTTATAAAACTTCTGCAAAGAATTGGACTAGAAAtgttaaaataccaaaaataggGGTTACAACTAGATTGGCTGATCATTCTTTGGTCGTCGCAAGCTCTCCACGGTTTGACGTGTATGATCATGATTTCGGCTGGGGAAAACCAATCGCGGCTTGA